The Deinococcus wulumuqiensis R12 genome has a window encoding:
- a CDS encoding VanW family protein, with the protein MTKLAFAPSLCGLLLLGSLGVAQAQTGIPALPPAPQPVPVPAPAPVPAPVTAPAPASPAPQQPQTPAPQLPKDQSPKEQPQKVQTPRPPVSSRLSPAPTPSPLRAPLLIQARVNVPALVAGKKTTVPQLRTLTIPGERAAQLRQRGEVTVSLQADLDTFLKSLAAPRDARFEQQGDGQWAAVQHNGLKVDAQATRAAVQKALRDPRGVSADVVVTGQVAPQRTLDFFASRGITTFLATGFTSYYGSSPERVKNIHVGARNFKDRLFESDVFSFNKFIGPVSERNGYVPGLVIAGDQTASGVGGGICQVSTTVFRTLYGAGLKVVQRQNHSYQVFYYDPQGLDATIYQPQLDLKFGNDTGGAIWFQTEWDDQEATLSITAFGQARDYRVEVGTPKTLKTVAPPKDRVIYDASLPAGQRKQVDWAAPGATIEVTRRFVRGGKTFKQDTLRSVYRPWPNIFRVGTKK; encoded by the coding sequence ATGACCAAGCTCGCCTTTGCCCCGTCGCTGTGCGGTCTGCTGTTGCTGGGAAGCCTGGGGGTCGCTCAGGCCCAGACCGGGATTCCGGCTCTGCCGCCTGCACCTCAGCCGGTTCCTGTGCCCGCTCCGGCTCCGGTTCCCGCTCCGGTCACGGCGCCCGCGCCTGCAAGCCCGGCACCGCAGCAGCCTCAAACGCCCGCGCCTCAGCTTCCGAAAGATCAATCCCCCAAAGAGCAGCCCCAGAAGGTCCAGACGCCCAGGCCGCCCGTTTCGTCCCGCCTCTCCCCTGCCCCCACGCCCAGCCCCCTGCGCGCTCCCCTGCTGATTCAGGCGCGGGTCAATGTTCCGGCGCTGGTGGCGGGCAAAAAGACGACGGTGCCGCAGCTGCGCACCCTGACCATTCCGGGCGAGCGGGCCGCCCAGCTGCGTCAGCGCGGCGAGGTGACGGTCAGTCTGCAAGCCGACCTCGACACCTTCCTCAAGTCGCTCGCCGCTCCGCGTGACGCCCGCTTCGAGCAGCAAGGCGACGGGCAGTGGGCCGCCGTGCAGCACAACGGCCTGAAGGTGGACGCGCAGGCCACCCGCGCCGCCGTGCAAAAGGCCCTGCGTGACCCGCGCGGCGTGAGCGCCGACGTGGTCGTCACCGGACAGGTCGCGCCGCAGCGCACGCTCGATTTCTTCGCTTCGCGCGGGATCACCACGTTCCTGGCAACCGGCTTTACCAGCTACTACGGCAGCAGCCCCGAGCGCGTCAAGAACATCCATGTCGGCGCCCGGAACTTCAAGGACCGGCTGTTCGAGAGCGACGTGTTTTCCTTCAACAAGTTCATCGGCCCGGTCAGCGAGCGCAACGGCTACGTGCCCGGCCTCGTCATCGCGGGCGACCAGACGGCGAGCGGCGTGGGCGGCGGCATCTGTCAGGTCAGCACCACCGTCTTCCGCACGCTCTACGGCGCGGGGCTGAAGGTCGTGCAGCGCCAGAACCACTCGTACCAGGTCTTTTATTACGACCCGCAGGGCCTCGACGCCACCATCTACCAGCCGCAACTCGACCTGAAGTTCGGCAACGACACCGGCGGCGCCATCTGGTTCCAGACCGAGTGGGACGACCAGGAAGCCACCCTGAGCATCACCGCCTTCGGTCAGGCCCGCGATTACCGGGTGGAGGTGGGCACGCCGAAGACGCTCAAGACCGTGGCCCCACCCAAAGACCGCGTCATCTACGACGCTTCGCTTCCCGCCGGGCAGCGCAAGCAGGTGGACTGGGCCGCGCCGGGCGCCACCATCGAGGTCACGCGCCGCTTCGTGCGCGGCGGCAAGACCTTCAAGCAGGACACCCTGCGCAGCGTGTACCGCCCCTGGCCGAACATTTTCCGGGTGGGGACGAAGAAATAG
- a CDS encoding SIR2 family NAD-dependent protein deacylase, protein MDLAQARAALRAARRVAVLTGAGISAESGIPTFRDAQTGHWARFRPEDLASPGAYRRDPELVWAWYAGRYRDVLSAQPNRGHDLLAELERQKGAGFFLATQNVDGLHARAGSGSAGGKLVELHGNLSQARDEQTGEVFPLPHPDELTLPPLSPGGQPMRPNIVWFGEFLPEAALDAAQRAFAGAEVALVIGTSSVVYPAAGLAHETRRRGGVVIELNPEATDLSAHADLSLRETASRGLELLMERA, encoded by the coding sequence ATGGACCTTGCGCAAGCCCGCGCCGCCCTGCGAGCCGCCCGCCGCGTCGCCGTGCTGACGGGAGCGGGCATCAGCGCCGAGAGCGGCATTCCGACCTTCCGCGACGCGCAAACTGGGCACTGGGCGCGCTTCCGGCCCGAGGACCTCGCCAGCCCCGGCGCCTACCGCCGCGACCCCGAGCTGGTGTGGGCGTGGTACGCGGGGCGCTACCGCGACGTGCTATCCGCGCAGCCCAACCGGGGCCACGACCTGCTGGCCGAACTGGAGCGGCAAAAGGGCGCCGGGTTTTTTCTGGCGACCCAGAACGTGGACGGCCTGCACGCCCGCGCCGGCAGCGGCAGCGCGGGGGGCAAGCTGGTCGAGCTGCACGGCAACCTCTCGCAGGCCCGCGACGAGCAGACCGGCGAGGTCTTTCCCCTGCCCCACCCGGACGAGTTGACCCTGCCGCCCCTGTCGCCCGGCGGTCAGCCCATGCGCCCGAACATCGTCTGGTTCGGGGAATTTCTGCCCGAAGCGGCGCTGGACGCCGCGCAGCGGGCCTTTGCCGGGGCCGAGGTCGCGCTGGTCATCGGCACGAGCAGCGTGGTGTACCCGGCGGCGGGGCTGGCGCACGAAACGCGGCGGCGCGGCGGCGTGGTCATCGAACTCAACCCGGAAGCCACCGACCTGAGCGCCCACGCCGACCTGAGCCTGCGCGAAACGGCGAGCCGGGGGCTGGAACTGCTGATGGAGCGGGCCTGA
- a CDS encoding CdaR family protein, whose translation MSRNEKAPVPGARFLTRWLSPAYGWRRLRHNLGPKLLSLGAAVALWLLSTGDQRAQVQQSYDVPITVRDTTGAASTNERRAVSDLNPETVRVTLTGRPERLNELRASNIEALLDVTGVPEGSFNRPVQIVAPSNTVLSKQTPERVQGFVDSALSRTLTVTLGVAAPAEDSLPRFEVKPGEVQATAPSRVLNQVTRVVTSPLSLAPGEKREAPLIALDSQGRVVEQVTLRPASVSVQRLDTGTLPVKALPVVLAPPPAGLRIVSQTLQPRTVRVVAAPELLGRLREVSGQVDYRVGSSTVPVTLRLPAGVQALEAVNVSLVVERVTAADPATGGTSQQESSQQKSGQQKSGADEAGTSASGNGN comes from the coding sequence CGGCTGCGGCACAACCTCGGCCCCAAGCTGCTGTCGCTGGGGGCAGCGGTGGCGCTGTGGCTGCTGAGCACCGGCGACCAGCGGGCACAGGTGCAGCAGAGTTACGACGTGCCGATCACGGTGCGCGACACCACCGGGGCGGCAAGCACCAACGAACGCCGCGCCGTCAGCGACCTCAACCCTGAAACGGTGCGCGTGACCCTCACCGGGCGGCCCGAGCGCCTGAACGAACTGCGGGCGAGCAACATCGAGGCCCTGCTCGACGTGACCGGAGTTCCCGAGGGCAGCTTCAACCGCCCCGTGCAGATCGTGGCGCCGAGCAACACGGTGCTGAGCAAGCAGACGCCCGAGCGGGTGCAGGGCTTCGTGGACAGCGCGCTCAGCCGCACCCTGACCGTCACGCTGGGGGTGGCGGCCCCCGCCGAGGACAGCCTGCCGCGCTTCGAGGTCAAGCCCGGCGAGGTGCAGGCCACCGCCCCGAGCCGGGTGCTGAACCAGGTGACGCGGGTGGTCACCAGTCCGCTTTCGCTGGCCCCCGGCGAGAAGCGTGAGGCCCCGCTGATCGCGCTCGACAGCCAGGGCCGGGTGGTCGAACAGGTCACGCTGCGCCCCGCCAGCGTCTCGGTGCAGCGGCTGGACACCGGCACCCTGCCGGTCAAGGCGTTGCCGGTGGTGCTCGCTCCGCCCCCGGCAGGTCTGCGGATCGTGTCTCAGACCCTGCAACCACGCACCGTCCGGGTGGTCGCGGCCCCCGAGCTGCTCGGGCGCCTGCGCGAGGTCAGCGGGCAGGTGGACTACCGGGTCGGCAGTTCCACCGTGCCGGTCACGCTCAGGCTGCCTGCCGGAGTGCAGGCCCTCGAAGCCGTCAACGTCAGTCTGGTCGTCGAGCGGGTCACGGCGGCGGACCCGGCCACCGGGGGCACCAGTCAGCAGGAGTCCAGTCAGCAGAAGTCCGGCCAGCAGAAATCCGGTGCAGATGAGGCCGGCACGTCGGCCAGCGGGAACGGCAATTGA
- a CDS encoding ParA family protein has protein sequence MKTIGVVNQKGGVGKTTTAVNLGAYLAAGGRRVLVVDMDPQGNATSGLGQRGAEQGLYEALGEPARNADFTLSTSQKGLDVLPATPDLAGAGVELADDPDALARLLASVQGYDLVLVDAPPSLGPLTVNVLAAVDALLIPVQAEYYALEGLAGLMETVERVQGGLNPRLKVLGIVLTMLDSRTNLAQDVETMVRQHFGELVFWSVVPRNVRLSEAPSFGKPINAFAPLSSGAAAYKRLAEEVLQRVEKT, from the coding sequence ATGAAAACCATCGGAGTCGTCAATCAGAAGGGTGGGGTGGGCAAGACCACCACCGCCGTCAACCTGGGGGCCTACCTCGCCGCCGGAGGCCGCCGGGTGCTGGTGGTGGACATGGACCCGCAGGGCAACGCCACGAGCGGCCTGGGGCAGCGCGGCGCCGAGCAGGGCCTGTACGAGGCGCTGGGCGAACCCGCCCGCAACGCCGACTTTACCCTCAGCACCTCGCAAAAGGGCCTGGACGTGCTGCCCGCCACCCCGGACCTCGCGGGGGCAGGCGTGGAACTGGCCGACGACCCCGACGCCCTGGCCCGGCTGCTGGCGAGCGTGCAGGGCTACGACCTCGTGCTGGTGGACGCCCCACCCAGCCTGGGGCCGCTGACGGTGAACGTGCTGGCGGCGGTGGACGCCCTCCTGATTCCCGTGCAGGCCGAGTACTACGCGCTGGAGGGCCTCGCCGGGCTGATGGAGACGGTGGAGCGCGTGCAGGGCGGCCTCAACCCCCGCCTGAAGGTGCTGGGCATCGTGCTGACCATGCTCGACAGCCGCACCAACCTCGCGCAGGACGTGGAAACGATGGTCCGCCAGCATTTCGGCGAACTGGTGTTCTGGTCGGTGGTGCCGCGCAACGTCCGGCTGTCCGAAGCGCCGAGTTTCGGCAAGCCCATCAACGCCTTCGCGCCGCTGTCGAGCGGAGCCGCCGCGTACAAGCGGCTGGCCGAGGAGGTGCTGCAACGTGTCGAAAAAACCTAG
- the purE gene encoding 5-(carboxyamino)imidazole ribonucleotide mutase — MSDLSADPAAPRVGVVMGSRSDFDTMQGALELLSDFEISYEVRVLSAHRTPGLLPTYAARAERLGLACIIAGAGGAAHLPGMLAAFTRVPVLGVPVQSRALSGQDSLLSIVQMPAGVPVATFAIGSAGAKNAALFAAALLATTDEGVRTRLEAFRAAQTRAVLDDPHFGGHPQAGAE; from the coding sequence ATAAGCGACCTTTCCGCTGACCCGGCAGCTCCCCGCGTCGGTGTGGTGATGGGCAGCCGCAGCGACTTCGACACGATGCAGGGCGCCCTGGAACTGCTCTCCGACTTCGAGATTTCCTACGAGGTCCGGGTGCTCTCGGCCCACCGCACGCCGGGGCTGCTGCCGACCTACGCGGCCCGCGCCGAGCGGCTGGGGCTGGCGTGCATCATCGCCGGAGCGGGCGGCGCGGCGCACCTGCCCGGGATGCTGGCGGCCTTTACCCGGGTGCCGGTGCTCGGCGTGCCGGTGCAGTCTCGCGCCCTGAGTGGGCAGGACAGCCTGCTGAGCATCGTGCAGATGCCGGCCGGGGTGCCTGTCGCCACCTTCGCCATCGGGTCAGCGGGGGCCAAAAACGCCGCGCTGTTTGCCGCTGCCCTGCTCGCCACCACCGACGAGGGCGTGCGGACCCGACTGGAGGCTTTCCGCGCCGCGCAGACCAGAGCCGTGCTGGACGACCCCCACTTCGGCGGCCACCCCCAGGCAGGAGCCGAATGA
- the parB gene encoding ParB/RepB/Spo0J family partition protein ParB: MSKKPSLGRGLDALLSKKADPARSEGSGSGPQVQMLRTDRIAQAAYQPRQVFEPEALAELAQSIREKGVLQPLLVRPRGDAFEIVAGERRWRASQLAGLTELPVIIRDLGDREALEIAIVENLQREDLGPLEEARAYQALLDQGLNQEGVAQAVGKGRSTVTNALRLLTLPEPVLRALDDGTISASHARAVLTQPEADRLWAFEQIRSRGLNVREAEALRRERSSRAADQTAPIKVNPPRAYRQLELDLSRRTGTRVKITGEDRGRVELNYGSREELDRILQILGYEAEE, translated from the coding sequence GTGTCGAAAAAACCTAGCCTGGGCCGGGGCCTCGACGCCCTGCTGAGCAAGAAGGCCGACCCTGCCCGCTCTGAAGGCAGCGGCAGCGGGCCACAGGTGCAGATGCTGCGCACCGACCGCATCGCCCAGGCCGCCTACCAGCCCCGGCAGGTGTTCGAGCCTGAAGCGCTGGCCGAACTCGCCCAGAGCATCCGGGAAAAGGGCGTGCTCCAGCCGCTGCTGGTGCGCCCACGCGGGGACGCCTTCGAAATCGTGGCGGGCGAGCGGCGCTGGCGGGCGTCGCAGCTCGCCGGGCTGACCGAACTGCCCGTGATTATCCGTGACCTCGGGGACCGCGAGGCGCTGGAAATCGCCATCGTGGAAAACCTCCAGCGCGAGGACCTCGGGCCGCTGGAGGAGGCGCGGGCGTACCAGGCCCTGCTCGACCAGGGGCTGAACCAGGAAGGCGTGGCGCAGGCGGTGGGCAAGGGCCGCAGCACCGTGACCAACGCCCTGCGGCTGCTGACCCTGCCCGAACCCGTGCTGCGCGCGCTCGACGACGGCACCATCAGCGCCAGCCATGCCCGCGCCGTCCTGACGCAGCCCGAAGCCGACCGGCTGTGGGCCTTCGAGCAGATTCGCAGCCGGGGGCTGAACGTGCGTGAGGCCGAGGCGCTCCGGCGCGAACGCAGCAGCCGGGCAGCGGACCAGACCGCTCCCATCAAGGTCAACCCGCCCCGCGCCTACCGGCAACTCGAACTCGACCTCAGCCGCCGCACCGGCACCCGCGTCAAAATCACCGGCGAGGACAGGGGCCGCGTGGAACTCAACTACGGCTCCCGCGAGGAGCTCGACCGGATTCTGCAAATCCTGGGTTACGAGGCCGAGGAATAA
- a CDS encoding ribonuclease R family protein has translation MTQPELTPAQRTEVELLARGRADKSRTLRDLSLPETPEAAHALLLRLGVWDEARTPYADRLRAALSAVELPVPDFDPEEPRLDLTHLPTFAIDDEGNQDPDDAVGVEALEGGLTRLWVHVADVAALVAPGSPLDLEARARGATLYLPDRTIGMLPDELVQKAGLGLSETSPALSICLDLDEDGNAEAVDVRLTRVKVQRLAYQEAQARLEAGEEPFVTLARLARASRLLREGEGALSIDLPEVRVKADDTGASVFPLPKPEMRTVVQECMTLAGWGTAIFADDNDLPLPFATQDYPTREVAGDTLPAMWARRKTLARTRFQPSPGPHHGMGLDLYAQATSPMRRYLDLVVHQQLRAFLAGRDPLSSKVMAAHIAESQLNADATRQAERLSRRHHTLRFIAAQPERVWDAVVVDRRGAQATLLIPDLAFDVPMSTPAAPGTALQVQFADIDLPQMRVRARSV, from the coding sequence ATGACCCAGCCCGAACTCACCCCCGCCCAGCGCACCGAGGTCGAACTGCTCGCCCGGGGCCGCGCCGACAAGAGCCGCACCCTGCGTGACCTGAGCCTCCCCGAAACCCCCGAGGCCGCCCACGCGCTGCTGCTGCGGCTGGGGGTCTGGGACGAGGCCCGCACGCCCTATGCCGACCGCCTGCGGGCCGCCCTCAGCGCCGTCGAGCTGCCGGTGCCCGACTTCGACCCCGAAGAGCCGCGCCTGGACCTGACGCACCTGCCCACCTTCGCCATCGACGACGAGGGCAACCAGGACCCCGACGACGCGGTGGGGGTGGAAGCTCTGGAAGGCGGCCTGACCCGGCTGTGGGTGCATGTGGCGGACGTGGCCGCGCTGGTGGCGCCCGGCAGCCCGCTCGATCTCGAGGCCCGCGCCCGTGGCGCCACGTTGTACCTGCCCGACCGCACCATCGGGATGCTGCCCGACGAACTGGTGCAGAAGGCCGGTTTGGGGCTGAGCGAAACCTCGCCCGCGCTGTCCATCTGCCTCGACCTCGACGAGGACGGCAACGCCGAGGCGGTGGACGTGCGGCTGACCCGCGTGAAGGTGCAGCGCCTGGCCTACCAGGAAGCGCAGGCCCGGCTGGAAGCGGGCGAGGAACCCTTCGTGACGCTCGCCCGTCTCGCCCGGGCCAGCCGCCTGCTGCGCGAGGGCGAGGGGGCGCTGAGCATCGACCTCCCCGAAGTGCGCGTGAAGGCCGACGACACGGGCGCCTCCGTCTTCCCGCTGCCCAAGCCCGAGATGCGAACGGTGGTGCAGGAGTGCATGACGCTGGCAGGCTGGGGCACCGCCATTTTTGCCGACGACAACGACCTGCCCCTGCCCTTCGCCACGCAGGACTACCCGACCCGTGAGGTGGCGGGCGACACCCTGCCCGCGATGTGGGCGCGGCGCAAGACCCTGGCCCGCACCCGCTTTCAGCCCTCGCCGGGGCCACATCACGGGATGGGCCTCGACCTGTACGCCCAGGCGACCAGCCCCATGCGCCGTTACCTCGACCTCGTGGTGCATCAGCAACTCCGCGCTTTCCTGGCGGGCCGCGACCCCCTGAGCAGCAAGGTCATGGCCGCCCACATCGCCGAGTCGCAACTCAACGCCGACGCCACGCGGCAGGCCGAGCGCCTCAGCCGCCGCCACCACACCCTGCGCTTTATCGCTGCTCAGCCCGAGCGCGTGTGGGACGCGGTGGTGGTGGACCGCCGGGGGGCGCAGGCCACGCTGCTGATTCCCGACCTCGCCTTCGACGTGCCGATGAGCACGCCCGCCGCTCCCGGCACCGCGCTGCAGGTGCAATTTGCCGATATCGACCTGCCGCAAATGCGGGTGCGGGCGCGCAGCGTCTGA
- a CDS encoding SDR family oxidoreductase has translation MNSTSSPTIAVTAATGKLGQLVVSSLLERGVPADHIVAIVRNPAKAQGLFAPGVQIRQADYNSPEGWDRALAGVQRLLLISSSDLNDRADQHRTVIEEASAAGVELLAYTSLLKADTARMSLAADHQATEKLLTESGVPFVLLRNGWYLENYDLAQALQTGSVLGAAGTGRISAASRKDLAEAAAAALTRDGQAGKVYELAGDEAFSLSELAAELSKQSGKDVQYRNFAPEDYQRTLEGFGLPAPVAQMLVSSDEGVARGELELPNSDLRELIGRPSTSLKEAVASQLAGQQA, from the coding sequence ATGAATTCCACCTCATCCCCGACCATCGCCGTCACCGCCGCCACCGGGAAGCTCGGTCAGCTCGTCGTTTCGTCGTTGCTGGAACGCGGTGTGCCTGCCGACCACATCGTCGCCATCGTCCGGAATCCCGCCAAGGCGCAGGGTCTGTTCGCGCCCGGCGTGCAGATTCGTCAGGCCGACTACAACTCGCCGGAAGGCTGGGACAGGGCACTGGCGGGGGTGCAGCGGCTGTTGCTGATTTCGTCGAGCGACCTGAATGACCGCGCGGACCAGCACCGCACGGTGATCGAGGAGGCCAGCGCAGCGGGCGTGGAACTGCTCGCCTACACCAGCCTGCTCAAGGCCGACACGGCCCGGATGTCCCTGGCCGCCGACCATCAGGCCACCGAGAAATTGCTGACCGAAAGCGGCGTGCCGTTCGTCCTTCTGCGGAACGGCTGGTATCTGGAAAACTACGATCTGGCGCAGGCATTGCAGACCGGAAGTGTCCTGGGAGCCGCCGGAACGGGCCGCATCAGCGCCGCCTCCCGCAAGGACCTGGCCGAGGCCGCTGCCGCCGCACTGACCCGTGACGGACAGGCCGGAAAGGTGTACGAACTGGCGGGCGACGAAGCGTTCAGCCTGTCCGAACTGGCTGCCGAACTGTCGAAGCAGAGCGGCAAGGACGTGCAATACCGCAATTTCGCGCCCGAAGACTATCAGCGCACCCTGGAAGGCTTCGGGTTGCCTGCGCCTGTCGCGCAGATGCTCGTTTCCTCGGACGAAGGGGTGGCGCGGGGCGAACTGGAACTGCCCAACAGCGACCTGCGCGAACTGATTGGAAGGCCCAGCACCAGCCTGAAAGAAGCTGTCGCCTCTCAACTCGCCGGGCAGCAGGCTTGA
- a CDS encoding RNA-guided endonuclease InsQ/TnpB family protein — MQENITQIRVYRYRLYPTKPQEVAMFETLRLTRTLYNAGLEQRIAAYRKQGKTVTAYDQQKELTALKAECPEFNAVYSHVLQDALDRLDKAYKGFFARVKRGDKAGFPRFKPRQRWNSFRFKEVWDRKKGQWLSPGKPVDEGRRINIPKIGAVKCKFHRPLEGTPKTLQIVHDCGEWYAVYTCEVPVNPLPVTGSAVGVDVGTRYFAITSDGEFVHNPRHLGNALKKLRVQQRTVSRRKRGGNRRRKAALQVAKTHRKIRRSRQDFHHKTARKLVNEHDLIAHEGLKVSNMVQSNLSRSISDVGWSAFFDILRGKAESAGRVVVRVPPQYTSQRCHACGHTCRENRNNEVFKCVSCGHEDHADWNAAKNILARALPSGVNGNEVSYAVA; from the coding sequence ATGCAAGAGAATATCACCCAAATCCGGGTGTACCGCTATCGGCTGTACCCCACCAAACCTCAAGAGGTCGCCATGTTTGAGACATTGCGCCTCACTCGCACGCTGTACAACGCGGGCCTTGAACAGCGGATTGCGGCCTACCGCAAGCAGGGTAAAACGGTTACGGCCTACGACCAGCAGAAGGAACTCACCGCCCTGAAAGCGGAATGCCCAGAGTTCAACGCGGTCTACAGCCATGTCCTGCAAGACGCGCTGGACAGACTGGACAAGGCGTACAAGGGCTTCTTTGCCCGCGTGAAGCGTGGCGACAAGGCTGGGTTTCCGAGGTTCAAACCCCGGCAACGCTGGAACTCTTTCAGGTTCAAGGAGGTGTGGGATAGGAAGAAGGGTCAGTGGCTCAGCCCTGGGAAGCCCGTAGACGAGGGGCGGCGTATCAACATCCCCAAAATCGGCGCGGTGAAGTGCAAGTTTCACCGTCCGCTGGAGGGGACGCCCAAGACCCTGCAAATCGTCCACGACTGCGGCGAGTGGTACGCCGTGTATACCTGCGAGGTTCCCGTGAATCCCCTCCCCGTAACGGGAAGTGCCGTAGGCGTGGACGTGGGGACGCGGTACTTCGCCATCACATCAGACGGTGAATTCGTCCACAACCCCCGGCATCTGGGGAACGCGTTGAAGAAGCTGCGCGTCCAGCAGCGCACCGTGTCCCGTCGCAAGAGGGGCGGGAACCGCCGTCGAAAGGCCGCTTTGCAGGTCGCCAAGACGCACCGGAAAATTCGTCGCTCAAGGCAGGACTTCCACCACAAGACCGCCCGGAAGCTGGTCAACGAACACGACCTGATTGCTCACGAAGGCCTGAAGGTCAGCAACATGGTGCAGTCGAACCTCTCCCGCTCCATCTCCGATGTCGGGTGGAGTGCATTCTTCGACATCCTGCGCGGTAAGGCTGAGAGTGCTGGCCGCGTGGTGGTGCGGGTTCCCCCTCAGTACACTTCGCAACGCTGCCATGCGTGCGGACACACCTGCCGGGAAAACCGCAACAACGAGGTGTTCAAGTGCGTTTCCTGCGGACATGAAGACCATGCTGATTGGAACGCGGCGAAGAACATCCTGGCAAGGGCCTTGCCTTCAGGCGTGAACGGTAACGAGGTGTCGTATGCCGTCGCCTGA
- the rsmG gene encoding 16S rRNA (guanine(527)-N(7))-methyltransferase RsmG, with product MTPEGLALLRRGAEELQLDVTPHEAQFARLLALLRSGNERLNLTALKTEEDIVLKHFVDSLTTLRGGHLDGAYRTLDLGTGAGFPALPLAIVRPELDLVPLDSIRKKIDFVRDTAAELGLSHVTPQVGRAETLGQSAEHREQYDRVVARAVAALPVLAELALPLLRVGGVFVAQKGPLSDEELDAGRRAAGEVGGRVIEVDPFTLPVSGDARTLIVLEKQRPTPARYPRREGVPTHQPLFWKAK from the coding sequence GTGACACCCGAAGGACTGGCCCTGCTGCGGCGCGGAGCCGAAGAACTGCAACTCGACGTGACGCCCCATGAAGCGCAGTTTGCGCGGCTGCTGGCGCTGCTGCGTTCCGGCAACGAGCGGCTCAACCTCACGGCGCTCAAGACCGAGGAAGACATCGTGCTCAAGCACTTCGTGGACTCGCTGACCACCCTGCGTGGCGGGCACCTCGACGGCGCGTACCGCACGCTCGACCTCGGCACCGGGGCGGGCTTTCCGGCGCTGCCGCTCGCCATCGTGCGCCCCGAACTGGACCTGGTGCCGCTGGATTCCATCCGCAAGAAAATCGACTTCGTGCGCGACACCGCCGCCGAACTGGGGCTGTCTCACGTCACCCCGCAGGTGGGCCGCGCCGAAACGCTGGGCCAGAGCGCCGAGCACCGCGAGCAGTATGACCGGGTGGTCGCCCGCGCCGTGGCCGCGCTGCCGGTGCTGGCCGAGCTGGCGCTGCCGCTGTTGCGGGTGGGCGGCGTGTTCGTGGCACAAAAAGGCCCCCTCAGCGACGAGGAACTGGACGCCGGGCGGCGGGCGGCGGGCGAAGTCGGGGGCAGGGTGATTGAGGTGGACCCCTTTACCCTTCCCGTTTCGGGCGACGCCCGCACCCTGATCGTGCTGGAAAAGCAGCGGCCCACGCCCGCGCGTTACCCCCGGCGCGAGGGCGTGCCGACCCATCAGCCGCTATTCTGGAAAGCGAAGTGA